One Herbaspirillum rubrisubalbicans genomic window carries:
- a CDS encoding MBL fold metallo-hydrolase translates to MAKAFASQADLDAKKITFERISENAYAYTAEGDPNSGVIIGDDGVMVIDTTATPAMAQDLIDRIRSVTDLPIKYVVLTHYHAVRVLGASAYFKEGGEQVIASRGTYEMIVERGEADMKSEIERFPRLFAGVETVPGLTWPTMVFEKEMTIFMGKLEVKIAHLGAGHTKGDTVVWLPGQKVLFSGDLVEYDAACYCGDAQLEQWPGTLDALSALQPEALVPGRGPALRGPQEVAQGIAYTKDFVSTLLRAGREAVAAKMGLKEAMAHTRQLMDPKFGQVFIYEHCLPFDVTRAYDEASGIVHPRIWTAERDKEMWAALQA, encoded by the coding sequence ATGGCCAAGGCTTTTGCATCCCAGGCGGATCTCGACGCCAAGAAAATCACCTTTGAACGCATCTCGGAAAACGCCTACGCGTACACCGCCGAGGGCGATCCCAATTCCGGCGTCATCATCGGCGACGATGGCGTGATGGTCATCGACACCACGGCCACCCCGGCCATGGCGCAAGACCTGATTGACCGCATCCGCAGCGTCACCGACCTGCCCATCAAGTACGTGGTACTGACCCACTACCACGCCGTGCGCGTGCTGGGCGCCTCGGCCTACTTCAAGGAAGGCGGCGAGCAGGTCATCGCCAGCCGTGGCACCTACGAGATGATCGTCGAGCGCGGCGAGGCCGACATGAAGTCCGAGATCGAACGCTTCCCGCGTCTGTTTGCGGGCGTGGAAACGGTACCCGGCCTGACCTGGCCGACCATGGTGTTCGAAAAAGAAATGACGATCTTCATGGGCAAGCTGGAAGTGAAGATCGCCCATCTGGGCGCCGGCCATACCAAGGGCGACACCGTGGTCTGGCTGCCCGGCCAGAAGGTCTTGTTCTCGGGCGACCTGGTCGAATACGACGCCGCCTGCTACTGCGGCGACGCCCAACTGGAGCAATGGCCGGGCACGCTGGACGCGCTCTCGGCGCTGCAACCCGAGGCCCTGGTGCCCGGTCGCGGCCCGGCCCTGCGCGGACCGCAAGAGGTCGCGCAGGGTATCGCCTATACCAAGGATTTCGTCTCCACCCTGCTGCGCGCCGGGCGCGAAGCGGTGGCCGCCAAGATGGGCCTGAAGGAAGCCATGGCGCATACCCGCCAATTGATGGACCCCAAGTTCGGCCAGGTCTTCATCTACGAACACTGCCTGCCCTTCGACGTCACCCGCGCTTATGACGAAGCCTCCGGCATCGTGCATCCACGCATCTGGACGGCCGAGCGCGACAAGGAAATGTGGGCGGCGCTGCAAGCCTGA
- a CDS encoding IclR family transcriptional regulator → MTASPAKTQRGIQSVEVAGRLLQALAQARQPLPLVELAAAAELSSAQAHTYLVSLLRLGLIKRTPGDGRYEAGPLALRLGMARLAQEPAYRLALPQVQQLSQETGLSVALTLPTPEGPTIVHYAHAGKPLHVNLHVGTVMALSETATGRTYCAYTDPAAWQGLWEAQHPGQSRARLKAFHEELETIRKRGMERAVDLPSPGVTSLCMPLLEETQQLLLLVTVIGSSGVIDPAWRGSLARQLRECIEAIATTLATKREECRT, encoded by the coding sequence ATGACTGCCTCCCCTGCCAAGACCCAACGAGGAATCCAGAGCGTGGAAGTGGCTGGCCGCCTGTTGCAGGCGCTGGCGCAGGCGCGCCAGCCCTTGCCGCTGGTGGAGCTGGCGGCTGCCGCCGAGCTGTCCTCGGCCCAGGCCCATACCTATCTGGTGAGCCTGCTGCGGCTGGGCCTGATCAAGCGCACCCCCGGCGATGGCCGCTACGAAGCCGGGCCGCTGGCCTTGCGCCTGGGCATGGCGCGCCTGGCCCAGGAGCCGGCCTATCGGCTGGCGCTGCCACAGGTGCAGCAACTGAGTCAGGAGACGGGCTTGAGCGTGGCGCTCACGCTGCCCACGCCGGAAGGCCCGACCATCGTGCATTACGCCCATGCCGGCAAGCCCTTGCATGTGAACCTGCACGTGGGCACGGTGATGGCCCTCTCGGAGACGGCCACCGGACGCACCTATTGCGCCTATACCGACCCCGCCGCCTGGCAGGGCTTGTGGGAAGCCCAGCATCCCGGCCAGTCCAGGGCGCGCCTGAAAGCCTTCCATGAAGAACTGGAGACCATTCGCAAGCGTGGCATGGAGCGCGCCGTGGACTTGCCCAGCCCGGGCGTGACCAGCCTCTGTATGCCACTGCTGGAAGAGACGCAGCAATTGCTGCTGCTGGTGACGGTGATCGGTTCGAGCGGCGTGATCGATCCGGCTTGGCGCGGGTCGCTGGCGCGGCAGTTGCGCGAGTGCATCGAGGCCATCGCTACCACCCTGGCGACTAAGCGCGAGGAGTGCCGCACATGA